Proteins from a single region of Leptolyngbya sp. 'hensonii':
- a CDS encoding FkbM family methyltransferase — MVLQQLGKKVTHLIDLQRRRILIEQRRRTQPDVIELAGIKLPIGDHLSQGMREALYGEYYEQSEISILKNQLRPEDIVMEIGTCLGFLASYCAKTIGSDRVFSYEGNPALEAHIRHTYHLNQVNPTQSMCLIGEHHGEATFYIGPSLWSASIIQRDARFQPTQVPVKSFNQELERINPSFLIVDIEGGEYEFMQYARFNSVTKILMELHERVLGQEKIAAVKSQLLAAGFQIDPSQSDPDIIFLTR; from the coding sequence ATGGTGCTACAGCAGCTTGGGAAAAAGGTGACCCACCTGATTGACCTGCAGCGGCGGCGGATTTTGATCGAGCAACGCAGGCGCACCCAACCGGATGTGATCGAGCTGGCAGGGATCAAACTGCCGATCGGCGACCACCTTTCCCAGGGCATGCGGGAAGCCCTGTATGGGGAATATTACGAACAATCAGAAATCTCTATCCTCAAAAATCAGCTTCGGCCTGAGGATATCGTGATGGAGATTGGCACCTGTCTAGGTTTTTTGGCCAGTTATTGTGCCAAAACCATTGGGTCCGATCGAGTGTTCTCCTACGAAGGGAATCCCGCACTGGAAGCTCATATCCGCCACACCTATCACCTGAACCAGGTGAATCCTACCCAGAGCATGTGCTTAATCGGGGAGCATCATGGCGAGGCCACCTTCTACATTGGACCCTCACTCTGGTCTGCTTCGATCATTCAGCGAGATGCTCGCTTTCAACCCACCCAAGTTCCTGTCAAGTCCTTTAATCAAGAATTGGAGCGGATCAATCCCAGTTTCTTAATTGTGGATATTGAAGGAGGGGAGTATGAATTTATGCAATATGCCAGATTTAACTCTGTGACCAAAATCCTGATGGAGCTCCACGAAAGAGTTCTGGGTCAGGAAAAAATTGCAGCCGTTAAATCTCAATTACTCGCTGCGGGCTTTCAGATTGATCCCAGCCAGAGCGATCCAGACATTATTTTTCTGACCCGTTAG
- a CDS encoding aminotransferase class V-fold PLP-dependent enzyme — translation MIYLGYHATTPVDRRVADRVYHFMTEEFGNSSSTDHEWGDRAETAIKQAAKQVADLIGASPREIVWTSGATESLNLAIQGSLAPNPTQPHRI, via the coding sequence GTGATCTATCTGGGTTACCACGCTACAACTCCTGTCGATCGCCGAGTTGCCGATCGCGTTTATCACTTCATGACCGAGGAATTTGGCAATTCCAGCAGCACTGACCATGAGTGGGGCGATCGCGCTGAAACGGCTATCAAACAAGCGGCCAAACAAGTTGCTGACCTCATAGGAGCCTCACCGAGAGAAATCGTTTGGACATCCGGTGCGACGGAGAGTCTTAATCTGGCGATCCAGGGTAGTCTAGCCCCTAACCCAACGCAACCCCATCGCATTTAA
- a CDS encoding element excision factor XisH family protein, whose product MSARDAFHDIVRTALQRDGWIITHDPYPLQAGSFDLAIDLGAEKVIAAQQGDRKIAVEIKSFLGPSKITEFYGAMGQFIAYRAALQVQEQDRIREHPSFARLPSSPSPFSLFGRRGARFKVPLPFWERDLGRGLQKWDALSNSLSCGAK is encoded by the coding sequence TTGTCTGCTAGAGATGCGTTTCATGACATTGTTAGGACTGCTTTACAACGAGATGGGTGGATCATCACTCATGATCCATATCCACTGCAAGCAGGAAGTTTTGATTTAGCAATTGATCTAGGGGCAGAAAAAGTGATCGCGGCTCAGCAAGGTGATAGGAAAATTGCTGTTGAAATCAAAAGTTTTTTAGGACCTTCTAAAATTACTGAATTTTATGGGGCGATGGGTCAGTTCATTGCCTACCGGGCTGCATTGCAAGTTCAGGAGCAGGATCGAATTCGAGAGCATCCCAGTTTTGCAAGGTTGCCCTCATCCCCCAGCCCCTTCTCCCTCTTTGGGAGAAGGGGAGCCAGATTCAAAGTCCCTCTCCCGTTCTGGGAGAGGGATTTAGGGAGAGGGCTACAAAAGTGGGATGCACTCTCGAATTCTCTATCTTGCGGTGCCAAATGA
- a CDS encoding element excision factor XisH family protein — MHSRILYLAVPNDIYNRFFVTPFIKELVEQTELNLLIYDIDQVVIKRWIP, encoded by the coding sequence ATGCACTCTCGAATTCTCTATCTTGCGGTGCCAAATGATATCTACAACCGATTTTTCGTGACCCCGTTTATCAAAGAATTGGTTGAACAGACTGAATTAAACTTACTGATTTATGACATTGATCAGGTGGTGATTAAGCGATGGATTCCTTAG
- a CDS encoding XisI protein — translation MDSLETYRQLVQKLLTEHANLVWDTRITAETIFDREQDRYQLVYVGWRGSERVYGTVLHVDLVDGKIWVQQDGTEVGIANKLVEHGVPKSDIVLGFDPPKMRHYTDFAVG, via the coding sequence ATGGATTCCTTAGAAACTTATCGGCAATTGGTTCAGAAGTTGTTAACTGAACACGCTAATTTGGTTTGGGATACGCGGATTACGGCAGAAACTATTTTCGATCGAGAACAGGATCGCTACCAGCTTGTCTACGTCGGCTGGCGAGGGTCAGAACGGGTTTATGGGACGGTGCTGCATGTTGACCTTGTGGATGGCAAGATTTGGGTGCAGCAGGATGGAACGGAAGTGGGGATTGCCAATAAGTTAGTTGAACATGGCGTGCCAAAATCCGACATTGTTTTAGGTTTTGATCCACCCAAAATGCGCCATTACACAGATTTTGCGGTGGGATAA
- a CDS encoding Uma2 family endonuclease: MTPERFVKLPPLENGDRLTRAEFECRYAAMPHLKKAELIEGVVYVSSPVCVIHSQPHADFMTWLGVYRAATPGVACYDNPTVRLDADNEPQPDAVLRLEQGGTSRISDDGYLEGAPELVVEIAASSASYDLHDKQRVYGRNGIQEYIVWRTYSQRIDWFYLEDGEYKPQFPDAAGILQSRQFLGLWLAVNALLAGNLAEVLQTLQQGIATPDHQTFVETLRFSIPKA; encoded by the coding sequence ATGACCCCTGAACGATTTGTGAAGCTACCCCCCCTGGAAAATGGCGATCGACTCACCCGTGCCGAATTTGAGTGCCGTTACGCTGCCATGCCCCACCTCAAAAAAGCCGAACTGATTGAAGGAGTCGTCTACGTGAGTTCTCCCGTCTGCGTCATTCACAGCCAACCTCACGCCGATTTCATGACATGGCTGGGTGTATACCGCGCAGCAACCCCCGGTGTAGCTTGTTACGACAATCCCACAGTGCGCCTAGATGCCGACAACGAACCTCAACCCGATGCGGTATTGCGATTAGAACAGGGAGGAACCTCCCGCATCAGCGATGACGGTTATCTGGAAGGTGCGCCGGAACTGGTGGTCGAAATTGCTGCCAGCAGTGCTTCCTACGATTTACATGATAAGCAGCGCGTTTATGGCCGGAATGGCATCCAGGAATACATTGTCTGGCGTACCTACAGCCAACGGATTGACTGGTTTTACCTGGAAGACGGAGAGTACAAACCCCAATTCCCTGATGCAGCAGGCATCCTGCAAAGTCGGCAATTTCTCGGTTTATGGTTAGCGGTGAATGCCCTCCTAGCTGGTAATCTAGCTGAAGTGCTGCAAACCCTTCAACAGGGCATTGCCACCCCCGATCACCAGACTTTTGTGGAAACCTTGCGGTTCTCCATTCCAAAAGCGTGA
- a CDS encoding Uma2 family endonuclease, which yields MTYSPTQLLTVDQFVAQYGDDYRYELADGELIDMEPTGPHEAVSGKIATQIGIAIAQQHLPWFIPRTCLIRPFSESATARRPDVVVLDETMLSSEPRWEYEPLITLGRSIKLVVEVVSTNWETDYARKVEEYALLGIPEYWIADYRGLGGIAFIGKPKQPTFTVCQLHAEEYRQEQYRLGQFVHSPLLANLELRLDDILPR from the coding sequence ATGACCTATAGTCCAACTCAACTCCTCACGGTTGATCAATTCGTCGCCCAATATGGGGACGATTACCGCTATGAACTCGCTGACGGAGAACTCATTGACATGGAACCGACTGGGCCTCATGAAGCCGTAAGCGGTAAAATAGCCACTCAAATTGGCATCGCGATCGCCCAGCAGCATTTACCCTGGTTTATCCCCCGCACCTGCCTAATTCGACCCTTCTCCGAGAGTGCCACTGCTCGCCGCCCTGATGTGGTTGTTCTAGATGAAACGATGTTGTCTAGCGAACCTCGTTGGGAATACGAACCCTTGATTACGCTAGGGCGTTCTATCAAGTTGGTTGTAGAAGTCGTCAGCACCAATTGGGAAACGGATTATGCCCGTAAAGTGGAAGAATATGCCCTGCTCGGCATTCCCGAATATTGGATTGCTGACTATCGCGGCTTAGGCGGCATTGCCTTTATCGGCAAACCCAAACAGCCCACGTTTACCGTTTGCCAATTGCACGCAGAAGAATATCGCCAAGAGCAATATCGTTTAGGGCAATTCGTTCACTCTCCCCTACTGGCCAATCTAGAATTGCGCTTAGATGACATCTTACCTCGGTAG